The following are encoded in a window of Peromyscus maniculatus bairdii isolate BWxNUB_F1_BW_parent chromosome X, HU_Pman_BW_mat_3.1, whole genome shotgun sequence genomic DNA:
- the Gprasp3 gene encoding G protein-coupled receptor associated sorting protein 3, with amino-acid sequence MTGSKNKARAQAKLEKRANAQARAVAEREAANACRAAGKNRDKGKTKAGTRTDAVAEMKSGSKNKAGAEMREGARSDSKAPGRGTWDYYHKAENKVTRPTRKDKASDAWFWTGEESGINSWFWKGEEVSNNSVAKCENKTNTGTQGRTEESEPTPRASHKSRSGAEEEEEENVIGNWFWEGDDAGFDPDPTPVFRIVKPQPVDEINEKNRPKDWSEVTIWPKAPAVTPAVLGYRSQDSSEGRPSSYIVLASNEEETPATASTKNTRSSLQSIPEYPFGSEPCIQTLDEIRQQIKIREMNGIKPFACPCKMECYLDSPEFEKLVNILKSTTDPLIHKIAQIAMGIHKVHPFAQEFINEVGVVTLIESLLSFSSPEGIKKTVITLNSSGDERQHKVEFHVKHMCKETVSFPLNSPGQQSGLKILGQLTTESVHHYIVVSYFSELFHLLSQGNRKTRNLVLKVFLNMSENPRAARDMINMKALAALKLIFNQKEAKANLVSAVAIFINIKEHIRKGSIVVVDHLSYSTLTAIFREVKGIIERM; translated from the coding sequence ATGACTGGTTCAAAGAATAAGGCTAGAGCACAGGCTAAACTAGAAAAAAGGGCAAATGCACAAGCCAGAGCTGTAGCAGAGAGGGAGGCTGCCAATGCATGCAGAGCTGCAGGCAAAAACCGCGACAAAGGAAAAACGAAGGCAGGAACTAGAACAGATGCAGTGGCGGAGATGAAGTCGGGGTCTAAGAACAAGGCAGGTGCTGAGATGAGAGAAGGGGCGAGGTCAGACTCTAAGGCCCCAGGAAGAGGCACATGGGATTACTACCATAAGGCTGAGAACAAGGTTACTAGACCTACACGTAAAGATAAGGCTAGTGACGCCTGGTTCTGGACTGGGGAAGAGTCTGGTATCAATTCTTGGTTCTGGAAGGGAGAAGAGGTTAGTAATAATTCTGTTGCTAAGtgtgaaaataaaactaatactGGTACTCAGGGTCGCACTGAGGAGTCAGAGCCTACACCAAGGGCCAGCCACAAGTCTAGGTcaggggccgaggaggaggaggaagagaacgtTATTGGGAACTGGTTTTGGGAAGGAGATGATGCTGGCTTTGATCCTGATCCTACACCTGTGTTCAGAATAGTTAAACCTCAGCCAGTGgatgaaattaatgaaaaaaacagGCCAAAGGACTGGTCTGAGGTTACCATTTGGCCCAAAGCTCCTGCTGTGACTCCAGCAGTGTTAGGTTATAGATCTCAGGACTCATCTGAGGGAAGGCCCTCTTCCTATATCGTGCTGGCCTCAAACGAAGAAGAAACTCCAGCAACAGCCTCCACTAAGAATACTCGATCAAGCCTACAGTCTATACCCGAGTATCCATTTGGTTCTGAACCTTGCATCCAGACCTTAGATGAAATTAGACAACAAATCAAGATCAGAGAAATGAATGGCATCAAGCCCTTTGCTTGCCCTTGCAAAATGGAGTGCTATTTGGATTCTCCAGAATTTGAAAAGCTTGTTAACATACTTAAGTCAACTACTGATCCCCTCATTCATAAAATAGCACAGATAGCAATGGGTATACATAAAGTTCATCCGTTTGCCCAGGAATTCATTAATGAGGTGGGTGTGGTGACACTTATTGAAAGCTTGCTCAGTTTTTCTTCCCCTGAAGGTATAAAAAAGACTGTTATTACTCTAAATTCTTCTGGGGATGAAAGACAACACAAAGTTGAATTTCATGTTAAGCATATGTGTAAAGAAACTGTATCTTTCCCCTTGAACTCGCCCGGCCAGCAATCTGGATTAAAAATACTAGGGCAGCTAACTACTGAGTCTGTTCATCACTACATTGTCGTGAGTTACTTTTCAGAGCTTTTCCATTTACTGTCCCAGGGAAATCGTAAGACTAGAAATCttgttttgaaagtatttttgaaTATGTCCGAAAATCCAAGGGCAGCCAGAGATATGATCAATATGAAGGCATTAGCAGCATTAAAACTCATCTTTAACCAAAAAGAGGCAAAAGCAAATCTTGTTAGTGCTGTGGCCATCTTTATTAACATAAAGGAACATATTAGAAAGGGGTCAATTGTCGTAGTCGATCACTTGAGTTACAGTACTCTTACTGCCATATTCCGTGAAGTTAAGGGGATTATTGAAAGAATGTAA